One Salinimonas marina DNA segment encodes these proteins:
- the galK gene encoding galactokinase: MLNNHDLQKAFLTHFSIEPAHLVHAPGRVNLIGEHTDYNEGFVFPAAINFGTWIAATPRSDRQVVAVAMDIGASENTFRLDDIRFDEQDGWANYVRGVVKMLQQAHPHIGGMNLMITGNVPQGAGLSSSASFEIAILRAFSEAYGLSLEGVQAALLGQQAENDFVGCSCGIMDQLISALGREDQAMLLDCESLTFRHTPLPEELAIVIINSNVKRGLVDSEYNTRRAQCEQAASTLKVKSLRHASLAGLEQSRSEMSDNVYRRARHVITENSRTQTMFTALQAADIAKVSEAMAQSHASMRDDFEITVPQIDYLVDIIAGVIGDKGGVRMTGGGFGGCVVALIPKNMVEKVSDTVNNFYHNQTGLTPTIYVCSAVRGAFA, translated from the coding sequence ATGCTCAATAACCACGATTTACAAAAGGCCTTTTTAACCCATTTCAGCATCGAGCCAGCGCACCTGGTGCATGCCCCCGGCCGGGTTAATCTGATTGGTGAACACACCGACTACAACGAGGGCTTCGTGTTTCCGGCGGCGATAAATTTTGGCACCTGGATAGCTGCTACCCCTCGCAGTGACCGACAGGTGGTCGCAGTGGCCATGGATATCGGGGCCAGTGAAAATACATTTAGGCTGGATGACATTCGGTTTGATGAGCAAGACGGCTGGGCGAATTATGTGCGCGGTGTGGTAAAAATGCTGCAACAGGCACATCCGCATATCGGCGGTATGAACCTGATGATTACCGGTAATGTGCCCCAGGGCGCCGGCCTGAGCTCCTCTGCCTCATTTGAAATTGCGATTTTGCGTGCCTTTAGTGAGGCCTATGGTTTGTCGTTGGAAGGGGTGCAGGCGGCGTTACTGGGGCAGCAGGCCGAAAATGACTTTGTGGGTTGTTCGTGTGGCATCATGGATCAGTTGATCAGTGCGTTGGGTCGTGAAGACCAGGCGATGCTGCTGGATTGCGAGTCGCTGACATTCCGGCATACCCCGCTACCCGAAGAACTGGCAATTGTGATCATCAACTCCAATGTAAAACGAGGGCTGGTGGATAGTGAATACAACACCCGCAGAGCCCAGTGTGAGCAAGCTGCCAGTACCCTCAAGGTGAAAAGTCTGCGCCATGCCTCATTGGCCGGACTGGAGCAAAGCCGCAGTGAAATGTCTGATAATGTATATCGCCGGGCCCGCCACGTGATTACTGAAAATAGCCGAACCCAGACCATGTTCACGGCATTACAGGCCGCGGACATAGCAAAAGTCAGTGAGGCGATGGCTCAGTCCCATGCCTCGATGCGTGATGACTTTGAAATCACCGTACCGCAAATCGATTATCTGGTGGATATTATTGCGGGTGTTATCGGTGATAAAGGCGGGGTCAGAATGACCGGCGGCGGCTTTGGAGGCTGCGTAGTAGCATTAATTCCAAAAAATATGGTAGAAAAGGTGTCGGATACTGTTAATAACTTTTATCATAATCAAACTGGGCTGACACCAACTATCTATGTATGCTCAGCAGTGCGGGGGGCTTTTGCCTGA
- a CDS encoding sodium/sugar symporter: protein MKIETLDLAVFVIYVIALIGIAGWVSREKKGHEKDTNDYFLAGSSLPWWAIGASLIAANISAEQIIGMSGSGYQIGLAIASYEWMAALTLIIVGKFFLPIFLKHKIYTMPQFLEQRYDHRVRKVMAIFWIGVYIFVNLTAVLWLGALAINTIAGVDLIWGMIFLGAFSLAYSLYGGLKAVAMTDIIQVVLLVIGGLFLSYTTLNMISDGNGAWQGFVDLTNRLPEKFDMILSEDSPHYDSLPGISVLIGGMWIMNLSYWGFNQYIIQRTLAAKDLAEAQKGIAFAAFLKLMMPLIVVLPGIAAVILSPDLDKADQAYPSMMTLMPVGLKGLIFAALVAAIVSSLASMTNSVSTIFTMDIYRDRKPDESQQHYVMVGRIVSFVSLIIAMVVAKPLLGNFDQAFQYIQEFTGFFTPGIVALFILGMFWKKTTATGGLVAALGSFIFSLVFWVFLPDIPFIDRVGIVFLLCSGLAIAISLIQGEGDNPRAVNVNEVEFGTRTSFNISAFAVVAILIAFYATWW, encoded by the coding sequence ATGAAAATCGAGACGTTAGATCTCGCGGTATTCGTAATTTACGTTATCGCACTAATTGGTATTGCAGGCTGGGTTTCGCGCGAGAAGAAAGGCCACGAAAAAGATACAAACGATTACTTTCTGGCCGGCTCAAGCCTGCCATGGTGGGCCATTGGTGCGTCATTGATCGCGGCGAATATTTCAGCTGAACAAATCATAGGCATGTCCGGTTCTGGTTATCAGATTGGGTTAGCGATTGCCTCGTATGAATGGATGGCCGCGCTGACGCTGATTATTGTGGGCAAATTCTTTTTGCCGATATTTCTAAAGCACAAAATTTACACCATGCCCCAGTTTCTGGAGCAGCGCTATGACCACCGTGTTCGTAAAGTCATGGCGATTTTCTGGATCGGCGTATACATCTTTGTCAATCTCACCGCGGTTTTATGGCTTGGCGCACTGGCCATTAATACCATCGCGGGTGTGGATTTGATTTGGGGAATGATTTTCTTAGGGGCCTTCTCGCTGGCGTATTCACTGTATGGTGGATTAAAAGCGGTGGCTATGACCGACATTATTCAGGTTGTGCTGCTGGTCATTGGCGGATTGTTCTTATCGTATACCACCTTAAATATGATCAGCGACGGTAACGGGGCCTGGCAGGGCTTTGTTGACCTGACCAATCGTCTGCCCGAAAAATTCGATATGATCTTATCTGAAGACAGTCCGCACTATGACAGTTTGCCAGGGATTTCAGTGTTGATAGGCGGCATGTGGATCATGAATCTGTCTTACTGGGGCTTTAATCAGTACATTATTCAGCGCACCCTGGCGGCAAAAGATCTTGCCGAAGCCCAGAAAGGCATCGCCTTTGCCGCATTTTTAAAGCTGATGATGCCATTGATTGTGGTACTTCCGGGTATTGCTGCAGTGATTCTGTCACCGGATCTGGACAAAGCCGATCAGGCCTATCCCTCAATGATGACACTGATGCCTGTGGGGCTTAAAGGCTTGATTTTTGCCGCCCTGGTTGCCGCGATAGTCTCGTCGCTGGCCTCCATGACCAACAGTGTGTCGACCATCTTCACCATGGATATTTATCGGGATCGTAAACCCGATGAGAGCCAGCAACACTATGTTATGGTCGGACGGATTGTCAGCTTTGTGTCATTGATTATTGCGATGGTGGTGGCCAAGCCACTGTTAGGAAACTTTGATCAGGCGTTTCAGTACATTCAGGAATTCACCGGCTTCTTTACCCCAGGCATTGTGGCGTTGTTTATTCTTGGTATGTTCTGGAAAAAAACCACCGCCACCGGCGGCTTGGTGGCAGCGCTGGGCTCGTTTATCTTTAGCTTAGTGTTCTGGGTTTTCTTGCCGGATATCCCCTTTATCGACCGGGTCGGCATTGTCTTTTTACTGTGCTCAGGGCTGGCGATTGCTATCTCTTTGATTCAGGGCGAAGGAGATAATCCACGGGCGGTGAATGTCAACGAAGTGGAATTTGGCACTCGAACCAGCTTCAATATATCGGCTTTTGCGGTGGTGGCAATTCTTATCGCCTTCTATGCGACCTGGTGGTAA
- a CDS encoding TonB-dependent receptor encodes MKKHTLSIAVGMALTLSSAYAQADSAPKESDLERITVRGAFFGQQVADSVKTPTLLINVPQSVSVISEEQINEQALFSVADVMQYTPGVSIGLGEDHRDQITIRGQNTTADFFVDGLRDDVQYFRPLYNLERVEVLRGANALLFGRGGGGGVVNRVTKVAEIDKDFTELSAGIDTFSAGSVSVDTNMVTGNGQAFRFNGVFDAIDNHRDFKDGERFALNPTYSWQLDNNTMLRASYEYVDDDRVVDRGVPSLNGEPLMNAQDTYFGKPGFNNTTLEAHIAKLRVEHRINSTWTSNATLQYADYDKLYQNLYPVNFDDTAGTVTLDGYKDTTSRQNTLFQVNLVGQLEGFGVAHTLLMGAEYGDQDTENARRDVFFAQTQDDQVTFMFSNPLDIPAMTLTDPVRDRASEVMFTSLFVQDEIELTEQWMVVAGLRYDNFDIDVADKIEAANGSQDGNNGLLSSSDTEVSPRLGVIYKPMDNISLYASYSKSFLPRSGDQFLSLSLTSQALDAEEFENREVGVKWNINDALSINAAVFEVERENGATQDPNNPERSILTGTETTGFEVQMVGQLTRQWEINAGYSNLDGEELGRVVDGDIANRDLAQLPEHKFTLWNQYSLTNDWRVGLGVLYQSEQYATLNNDVELPDFWRVDAAVYYDYSENMQVQLNVENVFDEEYFPSAHNANNIGTGEPVNARLSVQYQF; translated from the coding sequence GTGAAAAAGCACACATTATCCATTGCGGTTGGTATGGCTCTGACATTGAGCAGCGCCTATGCGCAAGCTGACTCTGCCCCCAAAGAATCTGATCTTGAGCGTATCACGGTACGTGGCGCCTTTTTTGGCCAGCAAGTTGCTGACTCTGTAAAAACACCAACATTACTGATTAATGTACCTCAATCGGTATCGGTAATCAGTGAAGAGCAGATTAACGAACAAGCCCTGTTCAGCGTGGCTGACGTGATGCAGTACACCCCTGGGGTAAGCATTGGCCTTGGTGAAGACCACCGGGACCAGATTACTATTCGTGGGCAAAACACCACGGCAGACTTTTTTGTGGATGGGTTACGAGATGATGTGCAGTATTTTCGCCCCCTCTATAACTTAGAGCGTGTTGAAGTATTACGCGGCGCCAATGCATTGCTATTTGGCCGCGGTGGCGGCGGTGGCGTGGTTAACCGCGTGACCAAGGTTGCAGAGATTGATAAAGACTTCACTGAACTAAGCGCGGGCATCGACACGTTTTCAGCAGGCTCGGTAAGTGTGGACACCAATATGGTGACTGGTAACGGTCAGGCATTTCGGTTTAATGGTGTATTCGACGCTATCGACAATCACCGTGACTTTAAAGATGGCGAACGCTTTGCCCTGAATCCCACCTATAGCTGGCAGCTTGATAACAATACAATGTTGCGTGCCTCTTATGAGTATGTGGATGATGACCGGGTGGTAGACCGGGGTGTGCCTTCGTTAAATGGCGAGCCATTAATGAATGCCCAGGACACTTACTTTGGTAAGCCTGGCTTCAACAATACTACATTGGAAGCGCATATCGCCAAGTTACGTGTTGAGCATCGAATCAACAGCACCTGGACCAGCAATGCTACGCTGCAATATGCGGATTACGATAAGCTGTATCAAAACCTGTACCCGGTCAACTTTGATGACACTGCAGGCACCGTGACACTGGATGGCTATAAAGATACCACTTCACGTCAGAATACTCTGTTCCAGGTTAACCTGGTGGGTCAGCTGGAAGGCTTTGGGGTAGCCCACACTTTGCTGATGGGCGCTGAGTATGGCGACCAGGACACTGAAAATGCACGCCGTGATGTCTTCTTTGCACAAACGCAGGATGACCAGGTCACCTTTATGTTCAGCAACCCGCTGGATATTCCGGCCATGACCCTTACTGATCCGGTCCGTGATCGTGCCTCTGAGGTTATGTTTACCTCATTGTTTGTGCAGGATGAGATTGAACTGACAGAACAGTGGATGGTGGTAGCCGGGCTGCGCTATGACAATTTTGATATTGATGTGGCAGACAAAATTGAAGCCGCCAATGGCAGCCAGGACGGTAACAATGGTTTGCTGAGCAGCTCCGATACCGAAGTTTCCCCGCGTCTAGGGGTGATTTACAAGCCAATGGATAACATTTCATTGTACGCCAGCTACAGTAAATCTTTCCTGCCGCGCTCGGGCGATCAGTTCCTGTCATTATCACTGACGTCCCAGGCGCTGGATGCTGAAGAGTTTGAAAACCGCGAAGTAGGGGTTAAGTGGAACATCAACGATGCCCTGAGCATCAATGCGGCAGTGTTCGAGGTAGAGCGTGAAAATGGCGCGACTCAGGATCCAAACAATCCGGAACGTTCTATTCTGACAGGTACTGAGACCACCGGTTTTGAAGTTCAGATGGTGGGACAGCTTACCAGGCAATGGGAAATTAATGCAGGCTACAGCAACTTAGATGGCGAAGAGCTGGGCCGGGTAGTGGATGGTGACATCGCGAACCGCGATTTAGCGCAACTGCCAGAGCATAAGTTTACCTTGTGGAACCAGTACTCACTGACCAATGACTGGCGTGTAGGCCTGGGTGTGTTGTATCAATCTGAACAATACGCCACACTGAACAATGACGTGGAACTGCCTGATTTCTGGCGGGTAGATGCCGCGGTTTATTATGACTACAGTGAGAACATGCAGGTTCAGCTGAATGTTGAGAATGTGTTTGACGAAGAATATTTCCCGTCAGCCCATAACGCTAACAATATAGGCACCGGCGAGCCGGTAAATGCCCGTCTGAGCGTTCAATACCAGTTCTGA
- a CDS encoding single-stranded DNA-binding protein has product MASRGVNKVILVGNLGTDPEVRYMPNGNAVANLSLATSESWKDQQGQVQERTEWHRLTMYRRLAEVAGEYLKKGSQIYVEGKLQTRKWQDQQGQDRYTTEIIVDQMQMLGGRNEGGNAGGGGYQQRPQNNQGNQGGYQQQPQQNQGYSNQGGQQGGGQNRPQNAPAQGNQGGGQPKPPMAEPDFDFDDDIPF; this is encoded by the coding sequence ATGGCAAGTAGAGGCGTAAACAAGGTGATCCTGGTTGGAAACCTTGGTACAGACCCCGAAGTTAGATACATGCCTAACGGTAATGCCGTAGCCAACCTTAGTCTGGCCACCAGCGAAAGCTGGAAAGATCAGCAAGGCCAGGTGCAGGAACGCACGGAATGGCATCGTTTGACTATGTATCGCCGGCTTGCCGAAGTTGCCGGTGAATACCTGAAAAAAGGTTCGCAAATTTACGTGGAAGGCAAACTGCAGACCCGTAAATGGCAGGACCAGCAAGGTCAGGACCGTTACACGACTGAAATCATTGTCGATCAAATGCAAATGCTGGGCGGACGTAACGAAGGTGGTAATGCCGGCGGTGGCGGTTACCAGCAGCGCCCTCAAAATAATCAGGGCAATCAGGGCGGCTACCAACAGCAGCCTCAGCAAAACCAGGGTTATAGCAACCAGGGCGGCCAACAGGGTGGCGGTCAAAATCGTCCCCAAAATGCGCCAGCGCAGGGCAATCAGGGCGGCGGTCAGCCTAAGCCTCCGATGGCAGAGCCTGATTTTGACTTTGATGATGATATCCCGTTCTAG